The DNA sequence TCCATCTGGATCTAACAACAACATTTGTGCGCGTGGCATTGGATAAATAACTGAAGTCTGTTCACTCACCAGTTGGTATGAGTCTTTATCACCAGAAGCAATATAAACCTCCATCCCGGCATCTTCCCCGCGTGCGGACAAAGTAGCCACGATATCGTCTGCTTCATAATCTTCCACAGTGAGCCAGGAAATCCCCATCACATCGAGAACTTCTTGAATCACCCCAATTTGCCCCTTGAATTCTTCAGGTGTTTTGGCACGTCCACCTTTATATTCGCCATATTCCCGAGTTCGGAATGTTCCGCCTGGCAGATCAAAAGCTACAGCAATATGAGTCGGCTGATAATCATGAATAAGCCGTAACAACGTATTAACAAAGCCATGGACGGCATTAGTATATTGACCTTGGGCAGTCCGGAAAGAATCCGCTGGCAGAGCAAAGAAAGAGCGGAAAGCCATCGAATGGCCATCAACAAGGAGCATCGTTTTTTTAGTCACATACTAAGACTACCGGGTTAGTCCCACACTTTCTTCTAACAGGTAGACTTATCTTCATGAGCACATCGATCACTGATATAAACGACGGCGAACTTGCCAGCCGACTTGGCGCGAAAATAGAAGTTGCCAACATGCAACACGTTATTGAGACCATACCGGTTGCGGGTAACACTCAGCCGTTTGGAGTATTGCACGGCGGCGCAAACGCATTTTTGGTTGAGGACGCAGCTTCACGTCTCGCGCAACTTCATGCCCCCGAGGGCAGATTCGCAGTTGGGACAGAGCTAAATATCTCTCAACTTGCGCCAAACACAACTGAATTGGCTAGAGCGCGCGCCACAGTAATTCGGGTATCGCATGGATCATGTGTAGCGTGTGTCGAAATAAGCGACGCCCAAGGC is a window from the Arcanobacterium buesumense genome containing:
- a CDS encoding PaaI family thioesterase — its product is MSTSITDINDGELASRLGAKIEVANMQHVIETIPVAGNTQPFGVLHGGANAFLVEDAASRLAQLHAPEGRFAVGTELNISQLAPNTTELARARATVIRVSHGSCVACVEISDAQGTLTATGRMTCVFIRPPGQ